One genomic region from Spirochaetales bacterium encodes:
- a CDS encoding zinc-ribbon domain-containing protein — MKSAKLLKKESLAVKDPSLAKQWHPSKNGKLTPKDVFHHSGKKVWWVCDKGHEWEAIVNNRATGTGCPYCTGIYVCNDTSFKTRKPELAKEWHPTKNGKLTPDKVTIYSARRVWWKCKKGHEWQAIIAARTNGNVCPYCNGRKLCKESSLQVTEPKLAAEWHPTKNKKLTPADVLPSSARKVFWQCKKGHEWKAGIAYRRRGRGCPYCDGKKVAKDNCLQTVNPEAAKDWHPTKNGSLTPRNVTANSQKKVWWKCSKGHEWQSFVGYRTKGYGCPYCDGRKVNKENCLATLSPELAKEWHPTKNRVLTPQTVSPFSKKRVWWKCPNGHDWKAKIFDRYNGETCRKCTRKKK; from the coding sequence ATGAAAAGTGCAAAATTACTGAAAAAAGAATCACTTGCTGTCAAAGATCCAAGTCTTGCAAAGCAGTGGCATCCGTCGAAAAACGGAAAACTCACACCAAAGGACGTCTTCCATCACTCCGGCAAGAAGGTGTGGTGGGTGTGCGACAAAGGTCACGAATGGGAGGCGATCGTCAACAACAGGGCAACCGGGACCGGATGTCCCTATTGTACGGGTATCTATGTCTGTAACGACACCTCATTCAAAACCAGAAAACCCGAACTGGCGAAAGAGTGGCACCCGACAAAAAACGGGAAACTCACACCGGACAAAGTGACCATCTATTCGGCGCGAAGAGTATGGTGGAAGTGCAAGAAAGGTCATGAATGGCAGGCCATTATTGCCGCAAGGACAAATGGTAACGTATGTCCTTACTGTAACGGAAGAAAGCTTTGTAAGGAAAGTTCTCTTCAGGTGACGGAACCGAAGCTTGCGGCGGAATGGCACCCGACAAAAAACAAAAAGCTTACACCGGCAGATGTCCTTCCAAGCAGCGCCAGAAAGGTCTTTTGGCAATGCAAAAAAGGTCATGAATGGAAAGCGGGTATCGCCTACAGAAGGAGGGGGAGGGGCTGTCCCTATTGCGACGGGAAAAAGGTCGCAAAAGACAATTGTCTTCAGACTGTCAACCCCGAAGCCGCGAAAGACTGGCATCCGACAAAAAACGGATCGCTGACACCGCGAAACGTGACGGCCAACTCACAGAAGAAGGTATGGTGGAAATGCAGCAAAGGACACGAGTGGCAGTCATTCGTCGGTTACAGAACGAAGGGGTATGGATGTCCGTATTGCGACGGCCGTAAGGTAAACAAGGAAAACTGCCTTGCGACACTCAGCCCTGAACTGGCAAAAGAGTGGCATCCGACAAAAAACAGGGTGTTGACCCCCCAAACCGTCAGTCCGTTTTCCAAAAAACGGGTCTGGTGGAAATGTCCGAACGGCCATGACTGGAAGGCGAAAATTTTCGACCGATACAACGGCGAAACATGCAGGAAGTGCACACGCAAAAAAAAATAG